A part of Chloroflexota bacterium genomic DNA contains:
- a CDS encoding CPBP family intramembrane metalloprotease, whose amino-acid sequence MITEEIKEHSLWQSIFWHLLPGILGGIVYFLTVDLVNDLGFPSIVALILAGIFTLVPIQLGVLIYQSRKNKQKLFGEIVRYFEPLEIWEYFLWVFVIVIASGLIMGGLGPVSEFFHQEIFSGIPSIDMGLSTNYLKTNLIITYVFVLLFVVLIVPTVEELYFRGYLLPRMPKKLKKHQLIIHTTLFAVYHLWSPWMIVSRIFGVLPLAYVVMRKRNIYLGIIAHCLINSIDFFIGVVFITKMI is encoded by the coding sequence ATGATTACTGAAGAAATCAAAGAACATTCACTTTGGCAGTCAATCTTCTGGCATTTGCTTCCAGGTATCCTCGGCGGAATTGTATACTTCTTAACAGTAGACCTTGTAAATGACTTGGGATTCCCTTCAATAGTAGCACTGATCCTAGCTGGAATTTTTACTCTCGTTCCAATTCAATTAGGTGTATTGATCTATCAGAGTAGAAAAAATAAACAAAAACTATTTGGTGAAATCGTCAGGTATTTTGAGCCATTGGAAATTTGGGAATATTTCCTTTGGGTATTCGTAATAGTCATTGCATCTGGGCTGATCATGGGAGGGTTAGGGCCGGTCTCAGAATTTTTCCACCAAGAAATATTTAGTGGGATACCAAGTATAGATATGGGGCTGAGTACTAATTATTTAAAAACTAATTTGATTATCACATATGTTTTTGTTCTTCTATTTGTCGTTTTAATAGTGCCAACCGTTGAAGAACTCTACTTTCGGGGTTATTTATTACCTAGAATGCCAAAAAAATTAAAGAAGCATCAATTAATTATTCACACGACTTTATTTGCTGTTTACCATTTGTGGTCACCGTGGATGATCGTTTCTAGAATATTTGGGGTATTACCATTGGCTTATGTAGTGATGAGGAAACGGAATATCTACCTTGGAATAATTGCACATTGCTTAATAAATTCGATAGATTTCTTCATAGGAGTGGTATTCATTACAAAGATGATTTAA
- a CDS encoding cadherin domain-containing protein → MGRRFKVGIVVLFFLLINLPKNGYSQALIETVISVEPTSSSVETCLNQTIAIQVQDVVDLTGYHLEIGFDPAAIQVTDVVNGGFLDDALENVFYEPTNTIDNINGKIVFGMVQQNDASFSMTPKSGTGNLILITFEAVTWNMSTDITIDPVNSMLVDWPDAFEIPFTVVDGTVSTESCSPTNIMLSNNSVPENEPAGTMVGTLSASDLDTGDTFTYSLVDVVTYPDNLGFSIVGDVLQTHVPFNYEVKSTYTINIRVTDAGGKFYDKVFTIQISDVNDAPVALPNEIEVEQGDFVEFSVSCYDEDGDSFSYVLVTTPNHGILPWTPPDLTFTADLNYSGPDYFDFQCIDTYDLAGNIAKVNISILPKAKFYLPVFYFRSY, encoded by the coding sequence ATGGGACGTAGATTCAAAGTTGGGATTGTTGTTTTATTCTTTTTATTAATCAATTTGCCGAAAAACGGTTACTCCCAGGCTTTGATAGAAACGGTGATATCCGTTGAACCCACCAGTTCATCGGTTGAAACCTGTTTGAACCAAACAATCGCGATCCAAGTCCAGGATGTGGTGGATCTGACAGGCTATCACCTGGAAATTGGGTTTGACCCGGCAGCCATACAGGTTACCGATGTGGTCAACGGCGGATTTCTGGACGATGCCTTGGAAAACGTTTTCTATGAGCCTACGAACACTATTGATAACATTAATGGGAAAATTGTGTTTGGTATGGTGCAGCAAAATGATGCCAGTTTCTCAATGACGCCAAAATCCGGTACCGGCAATCTGATTCTGATCACCTTCGAAGCGGTGACCTGGAATATGAGCACAGATATCACGATCGACCCTGTGAACAGCATGTTAGTTGATTGGCCGGATGCTTTTGAGATTCCCTTTACGGTTGTCGATGGGACTGTCTCCACTGAATCCTGTTCGCCCACAAACATTATGCTTTCAAATAATTCGGTTCCCGAGAACGAACCTGCAGGGACGATGGTTGGAACTTTGAGCGCATCGGACCTGGATACCGGCGACACCTTTACTTATAGTCTGGTTGATGTTGTCACTTATCCCGACAATCTCGGTTTTTCGATCGTTGGTGATGTTCTGCAGACTCATGTACCTTTCAATTATGAGGTGAAATCCACTTATACGATCAATATACGGGTGACTGATGCGGGTGGAAAATTTTACGATAAGGTTTTTACAATTCAAATTTCTGATGTGAACGATGCACCGGTGGCTTTGCCGAATGAGATTGAAGTTGAGCAAGGTGATTTTGTTGAGTTTTCAGTCTCATGCTACGATGAGGATGGGGATAGTTTTAGCTATGTCCTGGTCACGACCCCTAACCATGGAATATTGCCGTGGACACCACCGGATCTGACATTTACGGCAGACCTTAATTACAGTGGTCCGGATTATTTTGATTTCCAGTGTATTGATACTTATGATTTGGCAGGAAATATTGCAAAGGTCAATATCTCGATCTTGCCGAAGGCCAAGTTTTATCTCCCAGTCTTCTATTTTAGAAGCTATTAG
- a CDS encoding UMP kinase, whose translation MADKLENGLIYKRILLKLSGEALAGEGGTGIDPAKANDIAERVKSVHEMGVDVAIVIGAGNLWRGSSGKHAGMDRATADYMGMLATVMNALALMDALERVDVETRVQSAIEMRSVAEPYIRRRAIRHLEKDRVVLFGGGTGNPYFSTDTAAALRAMEIGADVVIKATKVDGVFDKDPVKFDDAQKFDHLSYIETLNRRLQVMDSTAVSLCMENKLPILVLNLWDVEALPNALRGEAVGTLVNDVDEP comes from the coding sequence ATGGCAGATAAATTGGAAAATGGCTTGATCTATAAGCGAATCCTGCTGAAGTTGAGCGGTGAGGCCCTGGCTGGTGAGGGCGGCACTGGGATTGACCCCGCCAAAGCGAATGATATCGCTGAACGGGTCAAATCCGTGCACGAGATGGGCGTTGATGTTGCCATTGTGATCGGTGCAGGCAACCTCTGGCGCGGCAGCAGCGGCAAACATGCCGGGATGGACCGAGCCACAGCAGATTATATGGGCATGCTGGCAACAGTGATGAACGCCCTGGCGCTGATGGATGCACTGGAAAGGGTCGATGTGGAAACCCGGGTGCAGTCCGCCATTGAAATGCGCTCAGTGGCAGAGCCCTATATCCGGCGTCGGGCGATCCGGCACCTGGAAAAAGATCGGGTCGTGCTCTTCGGTGGCGGCACCGGTAACCCCTACTTCTCCACGGACACAGCCGCTGCGCTGCGGGCTATGGAGATCGGCGCAGATGTGGTCATCAAGGCCACCAAGGTGGACGGGGTCTTTGATAAGGACCCGGTCAAGTTTGATGATGCTCAGAAGTTTGATCATCTTAGCTATATCGAAACCCTAAACCGCCGTTTGCAGGTGATGGACAGCACAGCCGTCTCGCTCTGTATGGAAAACAAGCTCCCGATCTTGGTGCTCAATTTGTGGGATGTGGAAGCCCTGCCAAATGCGCTGCGCGGCGAGGCCGTCGGTACATTGGTAAATGACGTTGATGAACCTTGA
- the tsf gene encoding translation elongation factor Ts, which yields MEITTEMIKELREATGCGILDCRAALRDADGDFAKAGDILREKGLAKAAKRAGREASEGVIEVYTHGDGQMAVMLEINCETDFVGRSEGFRELAHELALQIAAANPLYLTEDEIPEESLKHEADIAAARAAEEGKPEKIIPKIVEGFIKKYKEENVLLNQAYIRDGSKTVQDLINEQVAKLGEKVVVRRFVRWALGEESGEAEAEEEE from the coding sequence ATGGAAATTACCACTGAGATGATTAAGGAACTGCGAGAGGCCACCGGTTGTGGTATTCTCGATTGCCGGGCTGCCCTGCGAGATGCTGACGGTGATTTTGCCAAAGCCGGCGATATTCTGCGTGAAAAAGGCTTGGCCAAAGCTGCCAAACGCGCTGGCCGTGAGGCTTCCGAAGGTGTGATCGAAGTTTACACCCACGGTGACGGTCAGATGGCTGTTATGCTTGAGATCAACTGCGAGACCGACTTTGTTGGTCGTTCCGAAGGCTTCCGTGAGTTGGCGCATGAGCTGGCACTGCAGATTGCTGCTGCCAACCCGCTCTATCTGACCGAAGATGAAATCCCCGAAGAAAGCCTGAAGCACGAGGCTGATATCGCCGCTGCCCGGGCTGCTGAAGAAGGTAAACCCGAGAAGATCATTCCAAAGATTGTTGAAGGTTTCATCAAGAAATATAAAGAGGAAAATGTTTTGCTCAACCAGGCTTATATCCGGGACGGCAGTAAGACCGTTCAGGACCTGATCAATGAGCAGGTTGCCAAGTTGGGCGAGAAAGTCGTCGTCCGGCGGTTCGTTCGCTGGGCGCTGGGTGAAGAATCCGGCGAAGCGGAAGCTGAAGAAGAAGAATAA
- a CDS encoding class II aldolase/adducin family protein, translating into MDSIQIVREQIVQTTQGLVRKGFLMATGGNVSMRIPGQDRFAITPSNFDYMQMKSGDVCVLDYDLNPIAGKHKPSIESGMHGAIYQVRPDVNAVIHTHQVYASALALIDAPIPTLFDEQALFLGPSVDIIPYAFSGTDELKNTIANHVQNVSNAFIMKNHGALIFGSTMERAVHNVAILEKCSLAYLLALCTDHEVSEVPLAIREMVIAKIRRDQKKVVTGQGKVDSKAPSH; encoded by the coding sequence ATGGATTCCATCCAGATAGTACGGGAACAAATTGTTCAAACCACCCAAGGATTGGTCCGAAAAGGATTTTTGATGGCGACTGGGGGTAATGTCTCAATGCGCATTCCGGGACAGGATAGGTTTGCCATTACGCCCTCAAATTTTGACTACATGCAGATGAAATCAGGGGATGTCTGTGTCCTTGATTATGATCTCAACCCAATTGCAGGAAAGCATAAGCCTTCCATTGAGAGTGGGATGCATGGTGCCATCTACCAGGTGCGGCCGGATGTGAATGCCGTTATCCATACCCACCAGGTCTATGCCAGTGCCTTGGCGTTAATTGATGCGCCAATCCCCACCCTGTTTGATGAGCAGGCCCTTTTCCTAGGCCCCAGTGTGGACATCATCCCTTATGCCTTTTCTGGAACTGACGAATTGAAGAATACCATAGCCAATCATGTGCAAAATGTCAGTAACGCTTTCATCATGAAGAATCATGGGGCTTTGATCTTTGGGTCTACTATGGAGCGAGCGGTTCATAACGTGGCGATTTTGGAGAAATGCTCGCTGGCTTATCTGCTGGCCCTTTGTACTGACCATGAAGTGAGTGAGGTTCCGCTCGCTATCCGGGAGATGGTCATTGCCAAGATCCGTCGAGATCAGAAAAAAGTGGTAACTGGCCAAGGTAAAGTTGACAGCAAAGCACCTAGCCATTAG
- the rpsB gene encoding 30S ribosomal protein S2 — protein MSSVVTMKALLESGVHFGHRTNKWNPKMRQYIFTERNGIHIIDLQQTVKLLDDAYDFIRDTVANGGSVLFVGTKRQAQDTIAEQATRCGMPYVTERWLGGTLTNWFTIQKRIFELERLERLRDSGEIHLLTKKEGLMIEREIARLEKRLSGVRNMKGLPEILFVVDVNREDTAVHEANVKGIPVIALVDTNCNPKDVDYVIPSNDDAIRAIKLLVGKIADAVMEGMTIRTKDADEDELGDVAMPAEVTRFMDDDELEDEALLGESTLKHMGTGKKPKFDDEDEDEEIGEDEVETQSGDSEASEKAEEDENAEEA, from the coding sequence ATGTCATCTGTAGTTACTATGAAAGCGCTTCTCGAAAGCGGCGTCCATTTTGGTCACCGGACCAATAAATGGAATCCTAAAATGCGTCAGTATATCTTCACTGAACGCAATGGAATCCATATCATTGACCTTCAGCAAACTGTTAAATTGCTGGATGATGCTTATGATTTCATCCGGGACACCGTTGCTAATGGCGGTTCAGTCCTCTTTGTTGGCACAAAACGCCAGGCTCAGGACACAATTGCAGAGCAGGCCACCCGCTGTGGTATGCCCTACGTCACTGAACGCTGGTTGGGCGGCACCTTGACCAACTGGTTCACGATCCAGAAACGTATATTCGAACTCGAACGGCTGGAACGCCTACGCGATAGCGGCGAGATCCACCTTCTGACCAAAAAAGAAGGCCTTATGATCGAACGCGAGATCGCCCGCCTGGAGAAACGTCTCTCCGGTGTTCGCAATATGAAAGGCCTGCCGGAAATCCTCTTTGTGGTTGATGTCAACCGTGAAGACACCGCCGTGCATGAAGCCAACGTCAAGGGTATCCCCGTCATCGCCCTGGTGGACACCAACTGTAACCCCAAAGATGTCGATTATGTGATCCCTTCAAATGACGATGCCATCCGCGCCATCAAGCTGCTGGTCGGCAAGATCGCTGATGCAGTGATGGAAGGTATGACCATCCGCACTAAGGATGCTGACGAAGATGAGCTGGGTGATGTTGCCATGCCCGCTGAAGTCACCCGTTTTATGGATGACGATGAGCTGGAAGATGAAGCCTTGCTGGGTGAATCAACCCTCAAGCACATGGGCACCGGCAAGAAACCCAAGTTCGATGATGAAGACGAAGATGAGGAAATCGGCGAGGATGAGGTCGAAACTCAATCTGGTGATTCTGAAGCCTCTGAAAAGGCCGAAGAAGACGAGAACGCCGAAGAGGCTTAA
- a CDS encoding alpha/beta hydrolase — translation MISSSERKIRASLRFIRMMQNVLSPALANRLNKIGTTKVELEPDITQEVISADGVPCDWLIPQNFNPDQVLLYLHGGGFVYGQTPIHLQMGAYLAKKLGFRLLMVDYRTAPQHPFPAALDDCVTVYGWLLRQGTKPHNMIIAGDSAGGSLTLAIQFKLREEGHPLPAAAVCLSPITDMTPEAKRREGFKDPMLPPKAMDFYIQAYLAGQDPHNPLISPIFGDLKGLPPILLFTGDEEILREDAIHFTRAAEAAGVDVRLEIYPRMWHVWQLFLSLPQAKQSLDEMAEFCKKLLLGSAS, via the coding sequence ATGATCTCTTCTTCTGAGCGCAAGATTCGAGCAAGTTTACGTTTCATTCGCATGATGCAAAACGTTCTCTCGCCCGCATTGGCAAACAGGCTTAACAAAATTGGCACAACCAAAGTCGAACTCGAACCCGATATAACCCAAGAGGTCATCAGCGCTGACGGGGTGCCCTGTGATTGGCTCATCCCCCAAAACTTCAACCCGGACCAGGTCTTGCTCTATCTTCACGGCGGCGGCTTCGTTTACGGACAAACCCCAATTCACCTGCAAATGGGGGCCTATCTGGCAAAGAAACTGGGCTTCCGGCTATTGATGGTGGATTACCGAACCGCACCGCAACACCCCTTCCCGGCCGCCCTGGATGACTGTGTGACAGTCTATGGATGGCTGCTGAGACAAGGGACCAAGCCTCATAATATGATAATTGCAGGAGATTCAGCCGGTGGAAGCCTGACCCTCGCCATTCAGTTTAAATTGCGCGAAGAAGGCCATCCCCTCCCCGCTGCTGCAGTCTGCCTCTCCCCAATCACTGACATGACCCCGGAGGCCAAAAGGCGTGAAGGGTTTAAGGATCCCATGCTGCCACCCAAAGCAATGGACTTTTACATTCAGGCTTATTTGGCTGGTCAGGATCCACATAATCCACTCATCTCCCCCATTTTTGGTGACCTCAAAGGTCTGCCGCCCATTCTGCTGTTTACCGGTGATGAAGAAATCTTGCGCGAGGACGCTATTCATTTCACCAGGGCAGCAGAGGCTGCAGGTGTTGACGTGCGGCTGGAAATCTATCCCCGCATGTGGCATGTCTGGCAGCTATTCCTCTCACTGCCCCAGGCAAAGCAATCACTGGATGAGATGGCGGAGTTCTGTAAAAAACTTCTGCTGGGAAGTGCCTCCTGA